One genomic segment of Caldimonas brevitalea includes these proteins:
- a CDS encoding D-amino acid dehydrogenase, which translates to MRVFVLGAGIIGVCTAWYLRQEGHEVVVIDRQGDAAQETSFANGAQISVSFCEPWANAEAPLKVLKWLARDDSPLLFRPRLDPQQWRWGLSFLMQCHDGAFERNVRQLVALGRYSHESLKALVAQTGIEYQRLERGILHFFSSQKDLDAGAAAANLMRRYGVDREVLTREQVLAIEPALASFAPQIAGGTYTPSDESGDARVFTQALARRCEAAGVQFLYQHDILGLDVEGGRVERVRVRDRVSGVPATLQGDVFVAALGSYTAPLLRPLGVALNIYPAKGYSATLRLRHPERASVVSMIDDARKIAISRLGDYIRIAGTAELAGYDTRLDTPTARVRCDALVRRYDEVFPGVADLSEPNFWTGLRPSTPTNIPYIGRTRLPNLWVNAGHGTLGWTHGAGSGRAVAELISGRRPALDFGFLGTSGCAVTGEGRQRVAV; encoded by the coding sequence ATGCGAGTTTTTGTCCTCGGCGCCGGCATCATCGGCGTTTGCACTGCCTGGTATTTGCGGCAGGAGGGGCACGAGGTGGTGGTGATCGACCGCCAGGGCGACGCGGCGCAGGAGACCAGCTTCGCCAATGGCGCCCAGATTTCCGTCAGTTTCTGCGAGCCGTGGGCCAACGCCGAAGCGCCGTTGAAGGTGCTGAAGTGGCTGGCGCGCGACGACTCGCCGCTGCTGTTTCGCCCCCGCCTCGACCCGCAGCAGTGGCGCTGGGGCCTCAGCTTCTTGATGCAGTGCCACGACGGCGCCTTCGAGCGCAACGTGCGCCAGTTGGTGGCGCTGGGTCGCTACAGCCATGAGTCGCTGAAGGCCCTGGTGGCCCAGACCGGCATCGAGTACCAGCGCCTGGAGCGCGGCATCCTGCATTTCTTCTCGTCGCAGAAGGACCTCGACGCCGGCGCTGCCGCGGCGAACCTGATGCGCCGCTACGGCGTCGACCGCGAGGTGTTGACCCGTGAGCAGGTGTTGGCCATCGAACCGGCGCTGGCCAGCTTCGCGCCGCAGATCGCCGGCGGCACCTACACGCCCAGCGACGAGTCGGGCGACGCCCGCGTGTTCACGCAGGCCCTGGCGCGTCGCTGCGAGGCGGCGGGGGTGCAGTTCCTCTACCAGCACGACATCCTGGGCCTGGACGTGGAAGGGGGGCGGGTGGAGCGCGTGCGCGTGCGCGACCGTGTCAGCGGCGTGCCGGCCACCTTGCAAGGCGACGTCTTCGTCGCGGCCCTCGGGTCGTACACCGCTCCCTTGCTGCGTCCGCTCGGCGTGGCGCTCAACATCTATCCGGCCAAAGGCTATTCGGCCACGTTGCGGCTGCGGCACCCCGAACGGGCGAGTGTGGTCAGCATGATCGACGACGCCCGCAAGATCGCGATCTCGCGCCTGGGCGACTACATCCGCATTGCCGGTACCGCCGAACTCGCCGGCTACGACACCCGTCTCGACACACCCACCGCCCGGGTGCGCTGCGATGCGCTGGTGCGCCGCTACGACGAGGTGTTCCCTGGCGTGGCCGACCTCAGCGAGCCCAATTTCTGGACCGGGTTGCGGCCGAGCACGCCCACCAACATTCCCTACATCGGCCGCACCCGGCTCCCCAACCTGTGGGTCAACGCAGGGCACGGCACCTTGGGCTGGACCCATGGCGCCGGCTCCGGCCGGGCGGTGGCAGAACTGATCAGCGGCCGCCGGCCGGCGCTCGACTTCGGCTTTCTGGGCACCTCCGGCTGCGCCGTGACCGGCGAGGGGCGCCAGCGCGTCGCGGTCTGA
- a CDS encoding LysR family transcriptional regulator, which produces MDRVAPVLADLHLLGVLAETRSFTQAARRLGVSKASVSMRISELERAAGVPLVRRTTRSVGLTEAGQQLVDDTRASFAHIQHSFASVRDLAGMPRGLVRVTAPVALGRQALAPHLPAFLHRYPEIRLELDLSDRFVNLAQEGFDLAVRHSQAAPDTHVAWPLCDTRSVLVAHRDYLERAGTPAHPADLSRHRCLLYLRDAGASSWSFEGPTGRRRTERVTVQVNGPLKANNSEVLRQAVLGGLGIALLPDFSAAHGLRDGSLTALLPDWRPVGFFGERLFAIRPWSPQVPRAVQCLVSHLREVLGGGFPL; this is translated from the coding sequence ATGGACCGCGTGGCTCCCGTGCTCGCCGACCTGCATCTGCTCGGCGTGCTCGCCGAAACCCGCAGCTTCACCCAGGCGGCGCGGCGCCTCGGTGTGTCGAAGGCGTCGGTCAGCATGCGCATCAGCGAGCTGGAGCGGGCTGCGGGTGTGCCGCTGGTGCGCCGCACGACCCGTTCGGTGGGGTTGACCGAGGCCGGCCAGCAGTTGGTGGATGACACCCGGGCATCGTTTGCGCACATCCAGCACAGCTTTGCCAGCGTGCGTGACCTGGCCGGCATGCCCCGCGGCCTGGTGCGTGTGACCGCGCCGGTGGCCCTCGGGCGGCAGGCGCTGGCCCCCCACCTGCCGGCCTTTTTGCACCGCTACCCCGAGATCCGTCTCGAACTCGATCTGTCCGACCGTTTCGTCAATCTGGCACAGGAGGGTTTCGACCTGGCCGTACGCCACAGCCAGGCGGCACCGGACACCCACGTGGCCTGGCCATTGTGCGACACACGTTCGGTGCTGGTCGCGCACCGCGACTATCTCGAGCGTGCCGGAACGCCTGCCCACCCTGCCGACTTGTCGCGCCATCGGTGCCTGCTTTACCTGCGGGATGCCGGCGCCAGCAGTTGGTCGTTCGAAGGGCCGACGGGCCGCCGCCGCACCGAGCGTGTGACGGTGCAGGTGAACGGGCCGCTGAAGGCGAACAACAGCGAAGTGCTGCGCCAGGCCGTGCTCGGCGGCCTGGGCATTGCGCTACTGCCCGACTTCAGCGCTGCGCATGGCTTGCGCGACGGCAGCCTGACGGCCTTGCTGCCGGACTGGCGTCCGGTCGGATTTTTCGGCGAGCGCTTGTTTGCGATCCGGCCGTGGAGCCCGCAGGTGCCACGTGCAGTGCAATGCCTGGTGAGCCATCTGCGAGAGGTGTTGGGCGGCGGATTCCCGCTGTGA
- a CDS encoding LysE/ArgO family amino acid transporter, with amino-acid sequence MLDAVLPATLSDKVPVAVITAAGLQGLLTMAGLIVAIGAQNALVLRQGLARTHVGTVIAVCTLSDWLLTAAGVFGLGRLIAASPMALQVCRFAGGAFLAVYAVQALRRAWAPGTAVLEAGGAAQPLGATLVATLAMTYLNPHVYLDTVVLMGSLGAQHAGAAQGAFVAGAGLASLLWFSALGYGAAAASRWLRQPRVWRAIDMGVAVAMAWAAVQLLVLPIRI; translated from the coding sequence ATGCTCGACGCCGTGTTGCCTGCCACCCTGTCCGACAAAGTCCCGGTCGCCGTGATCACCGCTGCCGGCCTTCAGGGCCTGCTGACGATGGCGGGCCTGATCGTGGCCATCGGTGCCCAGAACGCGTTGGTTCTTCGGCAAGGGCTGGCGCGCACACATGTCGGGACCGTGATCGCCGTGTGCACCCTCTCCGATTGGCTGCTCACCGCGGCCGGCGTGTTCGGCCTCGGCCGGTTGATCGCCGCCTCACCGATGGCGTTACAAGTGTGTCGATTTGCAGGCGGCGCCTTTCTGGCAGTCTATGCCGTGCAGGCGCTGAGGCGGGCCTGGGCGCCGGGGACCGCTGTGCTCGAGGCCGGTGGCGCCGCCCAACCGTTGGGCGCCACGCTGGTCGCCACGCTTGCGATGACCTACCTGAACCCCCACGTCTACCTCGACACCGTGGTGTTGATGGGCAGCCTCGGCGCCCAGCACGCCGGCGCGGCGCAAGGGGCCTTCGTCGCTGGCGCGGGGCTTGCCTCGCTGCTGTGGTTCTCGGCCCTCGGGTATGGCGCTGCCGCTGCGTCCCGTTGGCTGCGCCAGCCGCGGGTGTGGCGGGCCATCGACATGGGTGTCGCGGTCGCCATGGCCTGGGCCGCCGTGCAACTGCTCGTGCTGCCCATCAGAATCTGA
- a CDS encoding SMP-30/gluconolactonase/LRE family protein: protein MSVASSASPPCILSDLLAVWPARAGLGEGLSWSPRQQALYWVDIVRQRLYRYTPANGHRERWYFDEPITAVAERRDGPGLLVSLRSGFAYFEPEAHDGYGRLRRLHEPEPERLGNRFNDAKCDPLGRYWASTMDAAAHAATGALYRYDGDGRCTRHLDRLFAVANGPCWSPDGTTLYLSHTSGGEVWAFDFDLERGELSRQRVWLSLAAGDGLPDGLTTDVLGRVWVARWGAACVTCHAPDDARELFRLALPASQVSNVAFGGPTLQTLFITTGRFGLSAEQLQAEPLAGALFAIETDTTGLPPTPYAG from the coding sequence ATGTCCGTGGCGTCATCCGCTTCGCCTCCCTGCATCCTGAGCGACCTGCTTGCCGTGTGGCCGGCGCGCGCCGGGCTCGGCGAAGGCCTCAGCTGGTCGCCACGTCAGCAGGCCTTGTACTGGGTCGACATCGTGCGACAGCGCCTGTATCGCTACACGCCGGCCAACGGTCATCGCGAGCGCTGGTACTTCGACGAGCCCATTACCGCGGTCGCCGAGCGCCGCGACGGGCCCGGGCTGCTGGTCTCGCTGCGCAGCGGCTTTGCCTACTTCGAACCTGAGGCTCATGACGGATATGGCCGACTGCGGCGGCTGCACGAGCCGGAACCCGAGCGCCTGGGCAACCGCTTCAACGACGCAAAGTGCGACCCCCTCGGCCGGTACTGGGCCAGCACCATGGACGCCGCGGCGCACGCCGCCACCGGCGCCTTGTACCGCTACGACGGCGACGGCCGCTGCACCCGCCATCTCGACCGCCTCTTTGCGGTGGCCAACGGTCCCTGCTGGTCGCCCGACGGCACCACGCTGTACTTGAGCCACACCAGCGGTGGCGAGGTGTGGGCGTTCGACTTCGACCTGGAGCGCGGCGAGTTGTCGAGGCAGCGGGTCTGGTTGTCGCTCGCCGCCGGTGACGGGTTGCCCGACGGTCTGACCACCGATGTATTGGGACGGGTGTGGGTCGCGCGCTGGGGTGCCGCCTGTGTGACCTGCCACGCACCCGACGACGCACGCGAGTTGTTCCGGCTCGCGCTGCCGGCCAGCCAGGTGAGCAATGTCGCCTTCGGCGGGCCGACGCTGCAGACCCTGTTCATCACCACCGGGCGCTTCGGCTTGTCCGCAGAACAGTTGCAGGCCGAACCCCTGGCCGGGGCCTTGTTCGCGATCGAGACCGACACGACCGGCTTGCCGCCCACCCCTTACGCCGGTTGA
- a CDS encoding PhoX family protein gives MAKDHDTLEDSNRSGNPDIHSLSDPRRRRFVWGGLSAAVTGVLAPLLPGCATPAGDSTGPLLGFESVSMSVGDRVTVPRGYVASVLAPWGEPVGVPGNMPAFKPDASNTADEQAVQMGMHHDGLHFYPLGGDPHRGLLVMNHEYTDDGLLHPDGMATWSAEKVRKAQAAHGFSVIEIARQTDGSWQVVRPSRYARRVTAYTPMLVGGPAAGHALLRTAADPGGRRVLGTMNNCASGKTPWGTYLAGEENFFGYFHGPAQPDAHAKRWGLRPNGWGYRWHEHDERFDATRHPNEPNRFGWIVEFDPSDPESTPVKRTAIGRGTHEGATVAVTRDGRAVVYSGEDARFEYLYKFVSRDAIRPGGAKANRELLDHGTLYVARFDADGRGRWLPLVQGQGPLTAAQGFADQGEVLVKARQASDALGATKMDRPEWLAVDPQRREVYCTLTNNTSRGTEGQPATDAANPRANNTMGQIIRWQEDGDFDGITFAWNHFVLAGDPANTRAEAQGNVKGDAFGSPDGLWIDPRGVLWIDTDASSTQMGKGDYARLPQNAMLAADVRTGEIRRFLVAPPGSEVTGATMSPDLRTLFVNIQHPGETPSERSDPADPGRYSRWPDGGRPRSATVVVRRLDGGVIGT, from the coding sequence ATGGCCAAAGACCACGACACGCTGGAAGATTCGAACCGGTCCGGCAACCCCGACATCCACAGCCTCTCCGATCCACGGCGCCGCCGTTTTGTCTGGGGCGGCCTGTCCGCAGCGGTCACCGGCGTGCTCGCGCCGCTGCTGCCCGGATGTGCGACCCCCGCGGGTGACAGCACGGGCCCGTTGCTCGGTTTCGAGTCGGTGTCGATGAGCGTGGGCGATCGGGTCACGGTGCCGCGCGGTTATGTCGCCAGCGTGCTGGCACCTTGGGGTGAGCCGGTGGGGGTGCCAGGCAACATGCCGGCCTTCAAGCCCGATGCGAGCAACACGGCCGATGAGCAGGCGGTGCAGATGGGCATGCATCACGACGGCCTGCACTTCTACCCGCTCGGGGGCGACCCGCACCGCGGCTTGCTCGTGATGAACCATGAATACACCGATGACGGGCTGCTGCATCCCGACGGCATGGCCACGTGGTCGGCCGAGAAAGTGCGCAAGGCACAGGCGGCGCACGGCTTTTCGGTGATCGAGATCGCGCGGCAGACCGACGGCAGCTGGCAGGTGGTGCGCCCGTCGCGCTACGCCCGCCGCGTCACGGCCTACACGCCGATGCTGGTGGGCGGGCCGGCCGCAGGCCATGCCTTGCTGCGCACCGCCGCCGACCCGGGCGGCCGGCGGGTGCTCGGCACGATGAACAACTGCGCCAGCGGCAAGACACCCTGGGGCACCTACCTGGCCGGCGAGGAGAACTTCTTCGGCTACTTCCATGGGCCGGCCCAACCCGACGCCCATGCCAAACGATGGGGCTTGCGGCCCAACGGCTGGGGCTATCGCTGGCATGAGCACGACGAACGTTTCGATGCCACGCGCCACCCGAACGAGCCCAACCGGTTCGGCTGGATCGTCGAGTTCGACCCGAGCGACCCCGAGTCGACACCGGTCAAGCGCACGGCCATCGGGCGCGGCACGCATGAAGGCGCGACGGTCGCGGTGACACGCGACGGCCGGGCGGTGGTCTATTCGGGCGAGGACGCGCGCTTCGAATACCTCTACAAATTCGTCTCGCGCGATGCCATCCGCCCCGGCGGTGCCAAGGCCAACCGTGAGCTGCTCGACCACGGCACGCTGTATGTCGCGCGCTTCGACGCCGACGGCCGCGGCCGCTGGCTGCCGCTGGTGCAGGGCCAGGGCCCGCTGACGGCCGCGCAGGGTTTTGCCGACCAGGGTGAAGTGCTGGTGAAGGCGCGGCAAGCCAGCGACGCGCTAGGCGCCACCAAGATGGACCGGCCCGAGTGGCTGGCCGTCGACCCGCAGCGCCGCGAGGTCTATTGCACGCTGACCAACAACACCAGCCGCGGCACCGAGGGCCAGCCGGCGACCGACGCGGCCAACCCGCGCGCCAACAACACGATGGGGCAGATCATCCGCTGGCAGGAAGACGGTGACTTCGACGGCATCACCTTCGCCTGGAATCACTTCGTGCTGGCGGGTGACCCGGCCAACACGCGTGCCGAGGCGCAGGGCAACGTGAAGGGCGACGCCTTCGGCAGCCCCGACGGCCTGTGGATCGACCCGCGCGGCGTGCTGTGGATCGACACCGATGCGTCGAGCACGCAGATGGGCAAGGGCGATTACGCGCGCCTGCCGCAGAACGCGATGCTGGCCGCCGACGTGCGCACCGGCGAGATCCGCCGCTTTCTCGTCGCGCCGCCCGGCAGCGAGGTGACCGGCGCCACCATGTCGCCCGACCTGCGCACGCTGTTCGTCAACATCCAGCATCCCGGCGAGACACCCTCCGAGCGCAGTGACCCGGCCGATCCCGGTCGTTATTCGCGCTGGCCCGACGGTGGCCGGCCTCGTTCGGCGACCGTGGTGGTGCGTCGGCTCGACGGCGGTGTGATCGGCACCTGA
- a CDS encoding universal stress protein yields the protein MKILIAVDGSEFTQRMLGYLTTHGELFGPQQQYTVLTAVPAVPARAAAVIDKQTLTEYYADEAEKVLAPVRTFLEGRGLKAETSFHVGHPADVISKTAAAGSFDLVVMGSHGHSALGNLVLGSVATNVLANCKTPVLLVR from the coding sequence ATGAAGATTTTGATTGCTGTAGATGGAAGCGAATTCACCCAACGTATGTTGGGCTACCTGACGACGCACGGCGAACTGTTCGGGCCGCAGCAGCAATACACGGTCTTGACGGCGGTGCCGGCGGTGCCCGCCCGGGCGGCCGCGGTGATCGACAAGCAAACGCTCACGGAGTACTACGCCGACGAAGCCGAGAAGGTCCTCGCGCCCGTGCGGACCTTCCTCGAGGGCCGGGGTCTCAAGGCCGAGACCAGCTTCCATGTGGGCCATCCGGCCGACGTGATCTCGAAGACGGCGGCGGCGGGCAGCTTCGATCTGGTCGTCATGGGGTCGCACGGCCATTCGGCGCTCGGCAACCTGGTGCTCGGGTCGGTGGCGACCAACGTGCTGGCCAATTGCAAGACGCCGGTGCTGCTGGTGCGCTGA
- a CDS encoding LysR family transcriptional regulator produces the protein MNFRTLDLNLLRVFDQVMAEQNLTRAAERLAMTQPAVSNALRRLREAVGDELLVRTAYGVKPTARAEALWPEVRAALGRLREALDPETFDPTVSEATFRLAMADATAATLMPLLVAGIERLQALANVRVFPLTTRDPRALVERGEVDFAIGYFPDAIAALTAQGSTASLQHQRLWDGEYVCVMRKGHPLADAALTLDTFCAAHHLLVSFSGRAHGFVDQALATLNRTRRIVLTVNQFFTAGRVVLHSDLLTVLPRDFLPATGFERELLAKPLPLNLQRVHVEVLWHRRHEHDPAQRWMREQILAAGAQRDSRGRPSDALLDAG, from the coding sequence ATGAACTTCCGCACCCTCGACCTCAACCTGTTGCGCGTGTTCGACCAGGTGATGGCGGAGCAGAACCTGACGCGCGCCGCGGAGCGCCTGGCCATGACGCAGCCGGCCGTCAGCAATGCACTGCGCCGGTTGCGCGAGGCGGTCGGGGACGAGTTGCTGGTGCGCACCGCCTACGGCGTCAAGCCGACGGCGCGTGCCGAAGCGCTATGGCCGGAGGTGCGGGCCGCGTTGGGCCGTCTGCGCGAGGCGCTCGACCCGGAGACGTTCGACCCGACGGTCTCGGAAGCCACCTTCCGGCTCGCGATGGCCGATGCCACCGCGGCCACCTTGATGCCGCTGCTGGTGGCCGGCATCGAGCGCCTGCAGGCGCTGGCCAACGTGCGTGTGTTTCCGCTGACCACCCGCGACCCGCGCGCGCTGGTCGAGCGCGGCGAGGTGGATTTCGCGATCGGCTACTTTCCCGACGCCATCGCGGCCCTGACCGCACAGGGCAGCACGGCCTCCCTGCAGCACCAGCGTCTGTGGGACGGCGAGTATGTGTGCGTGATGCGCAAGGGCCATCCGCTGGCCGACGCGGCGCTGACGCTCGACACCTTCTGCGCCGCCCACCACCTGCTGGTGAGCTTTTCAGGGCGCGCCCATGGTTTCGTCGACCAGGCGCTGGCCACGCTGAACCGCACGCGCCGCATCGTGTTGACCGTCAATCAGTTCTTCACCGCCGGGCGCGTGGTGTTGCACTCCGACCTGCTCACCGTGCTGCCACGCGACTTCCTGCCCGCCACCGGCTTCGAGCGTGAACTGCTCGCCAAGCCACTGCCGCTGAATCTGCAACGGGTGCACGTGGAGGTGCTGTGGCACCGGCGGCATGAACACGACCCGGCACAGCGTTGGATGCGCGAGCAGATCTTGGCCGCCGGCGCCCAGCGCGACAGCCGAGGTCGCCCAAGCGACGCGCTGCTGGACGCCGGCTGA
- a CDS encoding LysR family transcriptional regulator ArgP, whose product MHHFDPAALDCLAALVDEGSFERAAQRLSITQSAVSQRLRALEQEVGQLLVVRARPLRLTEPGKVLLRFARQWQALRADVARELEEGARPDERLPIAVNADSLATWVLPALDPLVQQGVSLEMVVDDQDFTHDWLRQGAVLGCVSTVRQALRGCRVVPLGVMRYIAVASPGFVARELGGGLTGANFAQVPFLVFNRKDDMQAQWVSHAFGVRSPRLRERFVPSSEAYVRAVLMGWGVGVVPELQVREQLADGSLLPLHPQVQVEVTLHWHQWKLGSEQRPAVRAALLDRIGQALLDGAAAALAPPAAQSLGIGDDVTP is encoded by the coding sequence ATGCATCACTTCGATCCCGCTGCCCTCGACTGCCTTGCCGCGCTGGTCGACGAAGGCAGTTTCGAGCGCGCCGCACAGCGGTTGTCGATCACGCAGTCGGCCGTGTCGCAACGCCTGCGCGCACTCGAACAAGAGGTGGGCCAGCTGCTCGTGGTGCGCGCCCGGCCGCTGCGGCTGACCGAGCCCGGCAAGGTGCTGCTGCGTTTCGCGCGGCAGTGGCAGGCGCTGCGGGCCGACGTCGCGCGCGAACTGGAGGAAGGCGCCAGGCCCGACGAGCGGTTGCCGATCGCGGTCAACGCCGACAGCCTCGCCACCTGGGTGCTGCCGGCGCTGGACCCGCTGGTGCAGCAAGGGGTGTCGCTGGAAATGGTCGTCGACGACCAGGACTTCACGCACGACTGGCTGCGCCAGGGCGCCGTGCTCGGTTGCGTGTCGACCGTACGCCAGGCCTTGCGCGGCTGCCGGGTGGTGCCGCTGGGGGTGATGCGCTACATCGCCGTCGCCAGCCCCGGCTTCGTGGCCCGCGAGTTGGGCGGCGGCCTCACCGGCGCCAACTTCGCGCAGGTGCCCTTCCTCGTGTTCAACCGCAAGGACGACATGCAGGCGCAATGGGTGTCGCATGCGTTCGGCGTGCGCAGTCCCCGTTTGCGCGAGCGTTTCGTGCCGTCTTCCGAAGCTTATGTGCGAGCCGTGTTGATGGGGTGGGGTGTCGGCGTGGTGCCCGAGTTGCAGGTGCGCGAGCAGCTGGCCGACGGCAGCCTGCTGCCCTTGCATCCGCAGGTGCAGGTGGAGGTGACGCTGCACTGGCATCAATGGAAGCTGGGCAGCGAGCAACGCCCTGCCGTGCGGGCGGCACTGCTCGACCGCATCGGCCAGGCCCTGCTCGACGGTGCCGCCGCCGCGCTGGCACCGCCCGCAGCGCAGTCCTTGGGGATCGGAGATGACGTCACGCCCTGA
- a CDS encoding alkaline phosphatase D family protein has protein sequence MHRRATLTRLSRWAAALALGSLFGSSPHRPPLQKPVAPRFGDDPFRLGVASGCPRPSSVVLWTRLAPAPYEPGGGLAPRPVAVRWELAHDEHFAQRVQTGEVWAQPQHAHSVHVQVTGLDSDRRYFFRFIAGGVASGVGRTRTAPREDAAVQRLRIALASCQHYEQGRFAVHREIAWRDLDFVLFVGDYLYESFHPHFQVRLHEGPPPTRLDAFRRRHATYKLDPDLRAAHAAHPWVLTWDDHEVENDYASDRSWLGGDPQSFLRRRAAAYKAYFEHLPIAPDMAPTGAFMRIHDRYTWGRLAELWTLDPRQFRSVQACSLGRPVGGGRVLIDCDEMDDERRTIFGAAQEQWLQEGLPGSTRTWKLLGQGSQISSWGVDTPFGRSVHSDSWDGYPQARERLLRGIADAQVHNVIALGGDVHRHVAAHLRLRPNDDETPIVASEFVTSSITTRGMPGAAMALIRSANPDLLHARGDERGYALVELRPDVARCEFRATAFPVTEAAQLHTQAVYAVERDRAGVQREA, from the coding sequence ATGCACCGGCGCGCCACCCTGACCCGTTTGTCGCGATGGGCTGCCGCCCTCGCTTTGGGCAGCCTGTTCGGTTCCTCGCCCCACCGGCCGCCGCTGCAGAAGCCGGTGGCGCCGCGCTTCGGCGACGACCCCTTCAGGCTCGGCGTCGCCAGCGGCTGCCCGCGCCCCAGCTCGGTGGTGTTGTGGACCCGGCTCGCGCCGGCGCCTTACGAGCCGGGTGGCGGTCTCGCACCCCGGCCGGTGGCGGTGCGCTGGGAGCTGGCCCACGACGAACATTTCGCGCAACGGGTGCAAACGGGCGAGGTGTGGGCGCAGCCGCAACATGCCCACAGCGTGCACGTGCAGGTGACCGGGCTGGACAGCGACCGCCGCTATTTCTTTCGGTTCATCGCCGGCGGCGTCGCCAGCGGCGTCGGCCGCACCCGGACGGCGCCGCGCGAGGATGCAGCGGTCCAGCGGCTGCGCATCGCGCTGGCCTCGTGCCAGCACTATGAACAGGGCCGCTTCGCGGTGCACCGCGAGATCGCGTGGCGCGACCTCGACTTCGTGCTGTTTGTCGGCGACTACCTCTACGAGTCGTTCCATCCGCACTTCCAGGTGCGCCTGCACGAGGGACCGCCGCCGACACGCCTCGACGCCTTCCGCCGCCGCCACGCGACCTACAAGCTCGACCCCGACCTGCGCGCCGCCCATGCCGCCCACCCCTGGGTGCTCACCTGGGACGACCATGAGGTCGAGAACGACTATGCGAGCGACCGCTCCTGGTTGGGCGGTGACCCGCAGTCGTTTCTGCGCCGGCGCGCCGCTGCCTACAAGGCCTATTTCGAGCACCTGCCGATCGCACCCGACATGGCGCCGACCGGCGCCTTCATGCGCATCCACGATCGCTACACCTGGGGCCGGCTGGCCGAGCTGTGGACGCTGGACCCACGGCAGTTCCGCAGCGTGCAGGCGTGCTCGCTGGGGCGCCCGGTGGGGGGTGGCCGCGTGCTGATCGACTGCGACGAGATGGACGACGAGCGGCGCACGATCTTCGGTGCGGCGCAGGAACAGTGGCTCCAGGAAGGGCTGCCCGGCAGCACCCGCACCTGGAAGCTGCTGGGCCAGGGCAGCCAGATCAGTTCGTGGGGCGTCGACACGCCCTTCGGCCGCAGCGTGCACAGCGACAGTTGGGATGGCTATCCACAGGCCCGCGAGCGCTTGCTGCGCGGCATCGCCGACGCCCAGGTACACAACGTCATCGCGCTCGGCGGCGACGTACACCGGCATGTCGCCGCCCACCTTCGGCTGCGGCCCAACGACGACGAAACGCCCATCGTCGCCAGCGAATTCGTCACCAGCTCGATCACCACGCGCGGCATGCCGGGCGCCGCCATGGCCTTGATCCGCAGTGCCAACCCCGACCTGTTGCACGCCCGGGGCGACGAGCGCGGTTATGCGCTCGTCGAGCTGCGGCCCGATGTCGCGCGCTGCGAGTTCCGGGCCACCGCGTTCCCGGTGACCGAAGCGGCGCAGCTGCACACGCAGGCGGTGTACGCGGTGGAACGCGACCGGGCGGGCGTGCAACGGGAAGCGTGA
- a CDS encoding DMT family transporter produces the protein MTSRPDDTLGPGIAAGLAAGALWGLVFVLPRAVDAYSGLEVSFGRYAAYAALSIGALAWGWRDIRVHLTPRRVGAALMLGWVGNSLYYLLVVRAVRWAGTALTGLIIGTLPLWLLCIGRPAGLRPARLVPGAVCTAAGLALMYWSTTAQDGAGPRFTAGVACATAALACWTAYAMLNARWLKREPSLPNAVWTHLLGVATLIGLLPLLAFNEAPAATPAMREAQAGLYAAVSLTMGLGASWLATWLWNIASRRLPTSLAGQLIVSETLFALAYGYLYEQRWPQPAEWAAATLFTLGVVWAVRSHR, from the coding sequence ATGACGTCACGCCCTGACGACACCCTGGGCCCGGGCATTGCCGCCGGCCTCGCCGCGGGCGCCTTGTGGGGCCTGGTGTTCGTCCTGCCCCGGGCGGTCGACGCATATTCCGGCCTCGAAGTCAGCTTCGGCCGCTATGCCGCCTACGCCGCCCTCTCGATCGGGGCGCTGGCCTGGGGCTGGCGCGACATCCGGGTCCATCTGACGCCGAGGCGGGTGGGGGCTGCGCTGATGCTCGGCTGGGTGGGCAACAGCCTCTACTACCTGTTGGTCGTGAGGGCGGTGCGCTGGGCCGGCACCGCCCTCACCGGCCTGATCATCGGCACCTTGCCGCTGTGGCTGCTGTGCATCGGCCGCCCGGCCGGGCTGCGGCCGGCCCGGCTCGTGCCGGGCGCCGTCTGCACCGCTGCCGGCCTCGCGCTGATGTACTGGAGCACCACCGCCCAGGACGGCGCCGGCCCCCGCTTCACGGCAGGGGTGGCGTGCGCCACCGCGGCGCTCGCGTGCTGGACCGCTTATGCGATGCTCAACGCCCGCTGGCTCAAGCGCGAGCCGTCGCTCCCCAATGCGGTGTGGACCCATTTGCTGGGCGTCGCCACGCTGATCGGACTGCTGCCGCTGCTCGCGTTCAACGAAGCGCCCGCCGCCACACCGGCTATGCGCGAGGCGCAGGCCGGGCTGTATGCGGCGGTCTCGCTGACGATGGGGTTGGGTGCGTCCTGGCTCGCCACCTGGCTCTGGAACATCGCCAGCCGCCGCTTGCCGACCTCGCTGGCCGGCCAACTGATCGTCAGCGAAACCTTGTTCGCGCTCGCTTACGGCTATCTGTATGAGCAACGCTGGCCGCAGCCGGCTGAATGGGCTGCCGCGACGTTGTTCACGCTCGGCGTCGTGTGGGCCGTCCGCAGCCACCGTTGA